One window of Chloroflexota bacterium genomic DNA carries:
- a CDS encoding metal-dependent hydrolase, whose amino-acid sequence MANTTITWLGHASFLFVTPEGKRIVLDPWYEGNPSFPESAKAELENVDAILLTHGHMDHTGNAITLAQQTKAPVAGIVELIGWVQGQGVDATQCIGFNKGGCIEIAGIKATLTTAHHSSSISSGSISLYLGDPCGFILEFSDGCVVYHTGDTCVHGDMALMGEIYQPNVTILPIGDFYTMGPRQAAHALKLIGSKFAIPEHYGTFPALHGNPAALQSELNKLQLNTEIVALQPGEAWTYPA is encoded by the coding sequence ATGGCCAACACAACCATCACTTGGCTTGGTCACGCCAGCTTTTTATTTGTCACGCCCGAAGGCAAACGAATTGTGCTTGACCCTTGGTACGAGGGCAATCCTAGTTTCCCCGAGTCTGCCAAAGCTGAACTCGAAAATGTCGATGCAATTTTGCTTACGCATGGTCATATGGATCATACTGGTAACGCTATCACGCTGGCGCAGCAAACCAAAGCTCCAGTTGCTGGCATCGTTGAACTGATTGGTTGGGTGCAAGGCCAAGGTGTCGATGCGACACAATGTATTGGCTTCAACAAAGGTGGTTGTATCGAGATTGCTGGAATCAAAGCAACCTTAACCACAGCACACCACAGCAGCAGCATCAGTAGCGGCAGTATTTCGCTCTACTTGGGCGATCCTTGTGGCTTTATCCTCGAATTTTCCGATGGCTGCGTGGTGTATCACACTGGCGATACCTGTGTTCACGGCGATATGGCCCTGATGGGCGAGATTTATCAGCCGAATGTGACCATCTTGCCAATTGGCGATTTTTATACCATGGGGCCACGCCAAGCGGCGCATGCACTCAAATTAATTGGCTCTAAATTTGCCATCCCCGAACACTATGGCACATTCCCAGCTTTGCATGGTAACCCCGCAGCGTTGCAGAGCGAATTGAACAAACTTCAGCTCAACACCGAAATCGTTGCGTTGCAACCAGGCGAGGCTTGGACTTACCCAGCCTAA
- a CDS encoding glycoside hydrolase family 31 protein — protein sequence MAYTLESTGLLVFQRDDEEVLTIQPYLQAYGSQFAALGVQTKPDTVQYTSFDNQTFELNLETTATGYRLVFHVKHQVAQIGLAIGVQPAGSWYGMGERVIQSWPLNLAGVQSQPFMTYDHADDGTLNIVTPAWIGANGVAFIVAEDTGPLHVTINSDPAGVIRLVQFPSPTPFGAGLDGSETHFEGTRLVLDLLIAENVSVAAQHVIQKLGYPKAAPPLAMFSKPIWTTWARYKMDIDQAQTLAFAQEIIDQRYPYSVLEIDDRWQTAYGDLEFDRRKFPDPKAMVDQLHELGYKVTLWIPPFFDPKSAAFAEAAANGYLVKHPANDQPYLTRWWQGWGGLLDVSNAAALAWWQAGLERLQTLYGIDGFKFDGAEGNFLPAEAKTHLPMTPNQYSDRYVAFVAKSWQWTEVRTGWRSQQQPIFFREWDKWSRWGMDNGLHAVVTQALAMSVIGYPYVLPDMIGGNAYNGEFPERELLIRWTQVTALLPAMQFSIAPWQYDAETSQICQRYAQLHAELEPYIAELVQATITDGTPLVRPLWWHYPDDASTRFIGDQWLFGEQYLVAPMLQSNHYQRDIYLPEGGWRDYWTGEKFEGETWLYNYPAPLETLPLFERLW from the coding sequence ATGGCATACACTCTCGAATCAACAGGCTTATTGGTATTTCAACGTGATGACGAAGAAGTTTTGACGATTCAGCCCTACTTGCAGGCTTATGGCTCGCAGTTTGCCGCATTAGGTGTGCAAACCAAGCCTGATACAGTGCAATACACTAGTTTTGATAACCAAACCTTTGAGCTTAATCTTGAAACGACGGCAACAGGCTATCGGTTGGTGTTTCACGTGAAACATCAGGTTGCCCAAATTGGTTTAGCAATCGGCGTACAACCAGCAGGCTCGTGGTATGGCATGGGCGAACGAGTGATTCAAAGTTGGCCGCTCAACTTGGCTGGCGTGCAAAGCCAACCATTTATGACCTATGACCACGCCGATGATGGCACACTCAATATTGTTACGCCAGCTTGGATTGGCGCGAATGGCGTGGCCTTTATCGTGGCCGAAGATACAGGCCCGTTGCACGTCACAATCAATAGCGATCCAGCAGGGGTGATTCGGCTGGTGCAGTTTCCTTCGCCAACCCCATTTGGCGCAGGCTTGGATGGTAGCGAAACCCATTTTGAAGGCACGCGCTTAGTGCTCGATCTGCTGATTGCTGAAAATGTCAGCGTTGCAGCCCAACATGTCATTCAAAAATTGGGCTATCCCAAGGCGGCTCCACCATTGGCAATGTTTAGCAAGCCGATTTGGACAACCTGGGCACGCTATAAAATGGATATTGATCAAGCTCAAACGCTGGCGTTTGCCCAAGAAATTATCGACCAACGCTATCCATATTCCGTGCTGGAGATCGACGATCGCTGGCAAACCGCTTATGGCGATTTAGAATTCGATCGGCGCAAGTTTCCCGATCCCAAGGCAATGGTCGATCAATTACATGAGCTTGGCTATAAAGTAACCCTGTGGATTCCACCATTTTTCGATCCTAAGAGCGCGGCTTTTGCTGAAGCTGCTGCCAATGGCTATTTGGTCAAACATCCCGCCAACGATCAACCCTATTTGACCCGTTGGTGGCAAGGTTGGGGCGGTTTGTTGGATGTCTCGAATGCTGCCGCCTTGGCTTGGTGGCAAGCAGGTTTGGAGCGCTTGCAAACCTTGTATGGCATTGATGGTTTTAAATTTGACGGCGCTGAAGGCAATTTTCTACCCGCCGAGGCCAAAACCCATCTGCCGATGACTCCCAATCAATATAGTGATCGGTATGTGGCTTTTGTGGCCAAATCGTGGCAATGGACAGAGGTACGAACCGGTTGGCGCTCGCAACAGCAACCAATCTTCTTCCGCGAATGGGATAAATGGAGTCGTTGGGGTATGGATAATGGCTTGCATGCGGTCGTTACCCAAGCGCTTGCGATGAGCGTGATCGGTTATCCCTACGTGCTGCCTGATATGATCGGCGGCAATGCCTATAACGGTGAATTTCCCGAACGCGAGTTGTTGATTCGTTGGACGCAAGTCACAGCATTATTGCCAGCTATGCAATTTTCAATCGCGCCATGGCAGTACGATGCAGAAACCAGCCAGATTTGCCAGCGCTATGCTCAATTGCACGCTGAGCTAGAGCCGTACATCGCCGAATTGGTGCAAGCGACAATCACCGATGGCACGCCTTTAGTTCGGCCATTGTGGTGGCACTACCCCGACGATGCCAGTACCCGCTTTATTGGCGATCAATGGTTGTTTGGCGAGCAATATTTGGTTGCGCCAATGCTCCAATCCAATCACTACCAACGCGACATTTATTTGCCTGAAGGCGGTTGGCGCGATTACTGGACTGGCGAGAAATTCGAGGGTGAAACTTGGCTCTACAATTACCCTGCGCCCTTGGAAACCCTGCCGTTGTTCGAGCGGCTGTGGTAG
- a CDS encoding alpha amylase N-terminal ig-like domain-containing protein, which translates to MRDTAHRRSLISRMLLIVMLLSLMIPTFSQQTPVVAAQPTTFNPALNQAPTIANAQVNWCFAGGFQNWDNSATPANDEGLAGDLVAGDGIYSLDVVIATAGRSEWKAVVCGSWETSVPAGPNAWMNTTQANQTVKLTLDTNNYNSNAGNHGVPSTNIIHAYDSDFANWTAVGSFQNPVWTNNDPATAMTNLGNGWYYLAYTVPNAGSYEGKVVHTGDWTTQYTGVGRAVDQGNISFTTTQAGQMVVFLLDTNTSRLTIRPQTAGNAGPWCAPGSYQTPPWQETGSPLVDNGTQGDLVSGDGVFSLDVVIPTAGTYEWKVNACNWATAFPAANAWIYTDQPNQTVKLLFDSNNHAADNGWDLLPTQNVVNAIDASNDFTVVGAFQGWSNNNPATKMIQIAPNQFVLRYTIASPGNYAAKFTRTGSWVEQYNAQGRVFDANDPAPIGFTTTNLNETVVFYLDNRTGRVAITPQRDGQVPDSVVGDGLINRDAIEHHSRESLYRVPFGAAPLNQAVNLRLRTAAHDINQARIRLYYTANNGQSIQRMTKVASDEMYDYWEYTMPAQTALGVVYYRFIIEDGATTLFYEDDNRFDGGLGEVVNASADRSWNIYIYDPAFTTPEWAQNATIYQIFVERFRNGDPSNDPTGVATDTTYPGRGWFYPTERGHRFPVTPWNSIVPDPEPFTDQNNPWWSTYSSTMYGGDLNGVQDKLDYLQELGVTTLYLNPIFDSPSNHKYDGRDYRNVDEAFGGQQAFDDLVADAHNRGMTVVLDGVPNHVSSDSPFFDRFGRHAEVGACESVSSPYRTWFFFEPAAEPGTGVCAGDTNYRGWFGVATLPQINTNHPEVMAYWFGTAGGNPNLPSNTASYWVDGTNKADGWRIDVVPDVIGVNPTFFETWRDVMKAANPDAVLYSETWSEGDVRDRVLGDEFDSTMNYRYRRAVLGFLRDTRWVDNDGGQEIDPLLPSQFVNSFETIREDYPEPAYNAAMNLIDSHDTNRAVHVLNELGFTGTGYDRQPVDNFVDARHRLSLVAALQMTLPGAPTIYYGDEVGLTGYGFDVPRDDPYNRQPYPWTDQAGYNSLPEWRKADTNLLATYQRLGQLRRDYSYLRTGSFDVMTADDANKVLAYGRKDENGAAIVVFNRDSQAHSIELNLAGYVPTGTVLTRTMPLTQTGLLPATDVTTYTFSVAPQSVGIWLTPDSVDMSAPAAPTNLQVTNQLSQSIELGWNNVATAESYNIYRSIVSGGGYELVGNTTSTSFSNADLTPGQRYYYIVKAVRNGLESDASNEVSGLPAYVINWSNLQFPATINHTISITNPTTNIYGRVYIEGVTSEAGATPSLLAEVGYGPDGSQPNTASWTWFEATFNVQDGNNDEFVGNLLPNSVGTFDVAYRYSTDGGTSWIYADLDGSDNGYSPAQAASLVVAASSDTTAPTAPINLREVRRSASQIVIGWDVSSANDTYRYDVYRDGNAIASVLHPTTIFTDTEVTAGITYTYQLKALDGSFNQSEFSNSVSIRAEQRVIDVTFRVKVPVETPTNESVYVAGNDGTVFNGAWTANGQIMQRVLTDTWEFNKQILEGTALEYKYTRGAWERVESWGTIEAFTNRRVTIEYGNNGHFIVDDTDTNWGTGDDNRKAVQAWRDPLVSSSSIANNAVEVAPTVQPAITWSQVVTATTPISQVLVLTNAQNQPVVGTVVATSPTTFSFIPAAPLPNGTYTLTAFNVRRVIGDPSPMQQRYVVRFTVGRDILKIFLPIVGRSN; encoded by the coding sequence ATGCGTGACACTGCCCATCGTCGGAGCCTGATCAGCCGTATGCTGCTGATCGTTATGCTGTTGTCGTTGATGATCCCCACGTTCAGCCAACAAACGCCTGTGGTTGCTGCCCAGCCTACCACGTTTAATCCGGCGCTCAATCAAGCTCCAACTATTGCAAATGCTCAAGTTAATTGGTGTTTCGCTGGCGGATTCCAAAATTGGGATAACAGCGCAACACCTGCCAATGACGAAGGTCTCGCTGGCGATTTAGTCGCTGGCGATGGCATCTACTCTTTAGATGTTGTGATCGCAACTGCTGGCCGCTCTGAATGGAAAGCGGTTGTTTGTGGCAGTTGGGAAACTTCAGTTCCGGCTGGCCCTAATGCTTGGATGAACACCACCCAAGCCAATCAAACCGTCAAATTGACCCTCGACACCAACAACTACAATTCCAATGCTGGCAATCATGGCGTGCCAAGCACCAATATTATTCACGCCTACGATAGCGATTTTGCCAACTGGACAGCGGTTGGTTCGTTCCAAAATCCTGTTTGGACGAATAACGACCCAGCCACGGCCATGACCAACCTCGGCAATGGCTGGTACTATTTGGCCTATACTGTGCCAAACGCTGGTAGCTATGAAGGCAAAGTCGTACATACTGGCGATTGGACAACTCAATATACTGGGGTTGGCCGTGCCGTCGATCAAGGCAACATCAGCTTTACCACCACCCAAGCCGGACAAATGGTGGTATTTTTGCTCGATACCAACACGAGCCGCCTGACGATTCGCCCGCAAACCGCTGGCAATGCAGGCCCATGGTGTGCTCCAGGCAGCTACCAAACTCCACCATGGCAAGAAACTGGCAGTCCCTTGGTCGATAATGGAACCCAAGGCGACTTGGTGAGCGGCGACGGGGTTTTCAGCCTCGATGTTGTTATTCCAACCGCTGGCACCTATGAATGGAAGGTCAATGCTTGTAATTGGGCGACCGCCTTCCCAGCTGCAAACGCTTGGATTTATACCGACCAACCAAATCAAACGGTAAAATTATTGTTCGATAGCAATAATCATGCGGCTGATAACGGCTGGGATTTGCTACCAACTCAAAATGTGGTCAATGCAATTGATGCATCGAATGATTTCACGGTGGTTGGTGCATTCCAAGGCTGGAGCAACAATAATCCAGCGACCAAAATGATCCAAATCGCCCCAAATCAATTTGTGTTGCGCTACACGATTGCATCACCAGGCAATTATGCTGCGAAGTTCACCCGCACTGGCTCGTGGGTTGAGCAATACAATGCCCAAGGTCGGGTCTTCGATGCCAACGATCCTGCACCTATCGGCTTTACCACCACCAATCTCAATGAAACTGTCGTCTTCTACTTGGATAATCGCACTGGCCGCGTGGCAATTACGCCGCAACGTGATGGCCAAGTGCCCGATTCAGTCGTTGGCGATGGCTTGATCAATCGTGATGCAATTGAACATCACAGCCGTGAATCGCTCTATCGCGTGCCATTTGGTGCTGCACCGCTCAACCAAGCGGTTAACTTGCGTTTGCGCACCGCTGCCCACGATATCAATCAAGCTCGCATTCGCTTGTATTACACCGCCAACAATGGTCAAAGCATTCAACGTATGACCAAGGTGGCTAGCGATGAAATGTACGATTATTGGGAATACACCATGCCAGCGCAAACTGCTTTGGGCGTGGTCTATTACCGTTTTATCATCGAAGATGGCGCGACAACCCTATTCTATGAAGATGATAATCGTTTCGATGGTGGCTTAGGCGAGGTGGTCAACGCCAGCGCTGATCGCTCGTGGAATATCTATATCTACGACCCAGCCTTTACCACGCCTGAATGGGCCCAAAACGCCACAATTTATCAAATTTTCGTCGAGCGTTTCCGCAACGGCGACCCCAGCAATGACCCAACTGGTGTAGCAACTGACACCACCTACCCAGGGCGAGGTTGGTTCTACCCAACCGAGCGCGGCCATCGCTTCCCAGTTACTCCGTGGAACTCGATCGTGCCCGATCCCGAGCCATTCACCGACCAAAATAACCCATGGTGGTCAACCTATAGCAGCACCATGTATGGCGGCGACTTGAATGGGGTCCAAGATAAACTCGATTATTTGCAAGAGCTGGGCGTAACCACGCTCTATCTCAACCCAATTTTCGATAGCCCATCCAACCACAAATACGATGGTCGCGATTATCGCAACGTGGATGAGGCCTTTGGTGGACAACAAGCCTTTGACGATTTGGTTGCCGATGCCCATAACCGTGGCATGACGGTGGTGCTCGACGGCGTGCCCAATCACGTCAGCAGCGATAGCCCATTCTTTGATCGCTTTGGCCGCCACGCTGAAGTTGGCGCATGCGAAAGCGTCAGCAGCCCATATCGCACATGGTTCTTCTTTGAGCCAGCCGCTGAGCCAGGCACGGGCGTATGTGCTGGCGATACCAACTATCGTGGTTGGTTTGGCGTAGCCACCTTGCCCCAAATCAACACCAACCATCCTGAAGTGATGGCCTATTGGTTTGGTACGGCTGGCGGCAACCCCAACTTACCAAGCAACACCGCTAGTTACTGGGTCGATGGCACCAACAAAGCCGACGGCTGGCGTATCGACGTTGTGCCCGATGTGATTGGGGTCAACCCAACCTTCTTTGAAACCTGGCGCGACGTAATGAAAGCCGCCAATCCCGATGCTGTGCTCTACTCCGAAACCTGGAGCGAAGGCGATGTACGCGATCGGGTGCTTGGCGATGAATTCGATAGCACCATGAACTATCGCTATCGCCGCGCAGTTTTGGGCTTCTTGCGCGATACCCGCTGGGTCGATAACGACGGCGGTCAGGAGATCGATCCGCTCTTACCCAGCCAATTTGTCAACAGCTTTGAAACCATACGCGAGGATTACCCAGAGCCAGCCTACAATGCAGCCATGAACTTGATCGATAGCCACGATACCAATCGGGCCGTCCATGTGCTCAACGAATTGGGCTTTACCGGCACTGGCTACGATCGCCAACCAGTCGATAATTTCGTTGATGCGCGGCATCGTTTATCGTTGGTTGCCGCCTTGCAAATGACCTTGCCAGGTGCGCCAACCATCTACTATGGCGATGAAGTTGGCTTAACTGGCTATGGCTTCGATGTGCCACGCGACGACCCCTACAACCGCCAACCCTACCCATGGACTGACCAAGCAGGCTACAACAGCTTGCCCGAATGGCGCAAAGCCGACACCAATTTGTTGGCAACCTATCAACGGCTTGGCCAATTGCGCCGCGATTATAGCTATCTGCGCACAGGCTCGTTCGATGTGATGACCGCCGACGATGCCAACAAAGTCTTAGCTTATGGACGTAAGGATGAAAACGGCGCGGCAATTGTTGTGTTCAACCGCGATAGCCAAGCCCATAGCATCGAGCTGAACTTAGCTGGCTACGTGCCAACGGGGACAGTGCTAACTCGCACCATGCCATTGACCCAAACTGGTTTGCTGCCAGCAACCGATGTTACAACCTACACATTCAGCGTTGCACCACAAAGTGTTGGCATTTGGCTAACGCCTGATAGCGTTGATATGAGTGCTCCTGCTGCTCCAACCAACTTGCAAGTGACCAATCAATTGTCACAAAGCATCGAACTTGGCTGGAACAACGTTGCAACCGCTGAAAGCTATAACATTTATCGCTCAATCGTGAGCGGCGGTGGCTACGAGTTGGTCGGCAATACAACCAGCACCAGTTTTAGCAATGCTGATCTCACGCCAGGCCAACGCTACTACTACATTGTCAAAGCAGTACGCAATGGCTTGGAAAGCGACGCGAGCAACGAAGTTTCGGGCTTGCCAGCTTATGTAATCAACTGGTCGAATCTGCAATTCCCAGCCACAATCAACCATACGATCAGCATTACCAACCCAACCACCAATATCTATGGGCGGGTATACATCGAAGGCGTTACCAGTGAAGCAGGCGCAACGCCAAGCCTGTTGGCCGAAGTTGGCTATGGCCCCGATGGTTCGCAGCCAAACACTGCTAGCTGGACATGGTTCGAGGCTACTTTCAATGTACAAGATGGCAATAACGATGAGTTTGTGGGCAATCTGCTGCCAAACAGTGTTGGAACCTTCGATGTAGCCTATCGTTATAGCACCGACGGTGGCACAAGCTGGATCTATGCCGATCTTGATGGTTCGGATAATGGCTATTCACCAGCGCAGGCAGCTAGTTTAGTTGTTGCGGCAAGCAGCGACACAACAGCGCCGACCGCGCCGATTAATCTTCGCGAAGTGCGACGTTCAGCCTCGCAAATTGTGATTGGCTGGGATGTTTCAAGCGCTAACGATACCTATCGCTACGATGTGTATCGCGATGGCAACGCGATTGCCTCGGTATTGCACCCAACTACAATCTTCACTGATACCGAGGTAACCGCAGGCATTACCTATACCTATCAATTGAAGGCGCTCGACGGTTCGTTCAATCAATCGGAATTCTCGAATAGCGTCTCGATTCGCGCCGAGCAACGGGTAATTGACGTGACCTTCCGCGTCAAAGTGCCAGTTGAAACCCCAACCAACGAAAGCGTCTATGTCGCTGGCAACGATGGCACAGTTTTCAATGGCGCTTGGACGGCCAATGGTCAAATTATGCAACGCGTGCTGACCGATACATGGGAATTCAATAAACAAATTCTCGAAGGCACAGCCTTGGAGTATAAATACACTCGTGGCGCGTGGGAGCGCGTCGAATCGTGGGGCACAATCGAGGCCTTCACCAATCGCCGCGTAACCATTGAATATGGCAACAACGGCCATTTCATCGTTGATGATACTGACACCAATTGGGGCACTGGCGACGATAACCGCAAGGCCGTCCAAGCATGGCGCGACCCCTTGGTCAGCAGTAGTTCAATTGCCAACAACGCAGTTGAAGTTGCGCCAACAGTCCAACCAGCAATTACATGGTCGCAAGTTGTTACGGCAACAACCCCAATCAGCCAAGTATTGGTCTTGACCAATGCTCAAAATCAGCCCGTAGTCGGCACAGTGGTCGCTACCAGCCCAACAACCTTCAGCTTCATCCCCGCAGCACCACTGCCAAATGGAACCTACACGCTAACCGCATTCAATGTACGGCGGGTGATTGGTGATCCATCGCCAATGCAACAACGCTACGTTGTGCGCTTCACTGTTGGCAGGGATATTCTCAAGATCTTTCTACCAATCGTTGGACGTTCAAACTAA
- a CDS encoding MGMT family protein, protein MSNEFLTAIYQTLKQVPAGRIVNYGRLALAAGYPGYARAVGKALHSLDEQYPDVAWWRVVNREGRISTNCPVHTAIEQRQRLEAEGIEFDDRGYISWQRFGWLETSELEF, encoded by the coding sequence ATGAGCAACGAATTTTTGACGGCGATTTATCAAACGCTCAAGCAAGTGCCAGCAGGCCGGATTGTGAATTATGGGCGGTTGGCTTTGGCAGCGGGCTACCCTGGCTATGCGCGGGCGGTTGGCAAAGCCTTGCATTCCTTAGATGAGCAATATCCTGATGTTGCTTGGTGGCGGGTGGTCAATCGCGAGGGTCGGATTTCGACCAATTGTCCAGTGCATACGGCAATCGAACAACGCCAACGCTTAGAAGCCGAGGGGATTGAGTTTGATGATCGTGGCTATATTAGCTGGCAACGCTTTGGTTGGCTCGAAACCAGTGAGCTGGAGTTTTGA
- a CDS encoding sugar ABC transporter permease, with translation MMKTQPTNLAAAPNNWREALAERFRQGNLGSLPVIIGLIIIALVFQSINKNFLTPLNLTNLMVQIAAMGTISTGVVLILLLGEVDLSAGQVSGLAAAVMAVLVSRHNLPAGVAIIGAIVVGALVGLLQGWWISSFRVPSFVVTLAGLLAWQGSRLRVLGDTGTINITNKFINDIANYKLPIWLGWVLGVVSVVVYALIVFNEYRSRRAAELPTGSLNGVFWRVGVVGASVLAGVAMMSVNRNANAAGNPIQGVPSAVIIFLTFLIIFDFITQRTRFGRYVYAVGGNTEAARRAGINVNRIRITIFMLASALAACGGILAASRLNAANQSSGDGDVLLNAIAAAVIGGTSLFGGRGRIWSALLGALVIGAIANGMDLLALKSSIKFIVTGSVLLLAVTIDAASRARRENSGR, from the coding sequence ATGATGAAAACGCAACCGACGAATCTTGCTGCTGCGCCCAACAATTGGCGCGAAGCATTAGCCGAACGCTTTCGCCAAGGCAACTTAGGCTCGCTACCAGTGATTATTGGCTTGATTATTATTGCGCTGGTGTTTCAAAGTATCAATAAAAACTTTCTTACGCCACTCAACCTGACCAACTTGATGGTGCAAATCGCCGCGATGGGCACAATTTCAACTGGGGTTGTGCTAATTTTGCTGCTAGGCGAGGTTGATCTTTCGGCAGGCCAGGTTAGTGGCTTGGCGGCGGCAGTGATGGCGGTGTTGGTTTCGCGCCATAATTTGCCTGCTGGCGTGGCGATTATTGGGGCAATTGTGGTTGGAGCCTTAGTCGGCTTGTTGCAAGGCTGGTGGATTTCATCCTTCCGCGTGCCCTCGTTCGTGGTTACGCTTGCAGGTTTGCTAGCTTGGCAAGGCTCGCGGCTACGGGTGCTTGGCGACACAGGCACCATCAACATCACCAATAAATTTATTAATGATATTGCCAACTATAAATTGCCAATTTGGCTTGGCTGGGTTTTGGGGGTTGTCAGCGTTGTCGTTTATGCCTTGATTGTGTTCAACGAATATCGCAGCCGCCGCGCTGCTGAATTGCCAACTGGTTCGTTGAACGGCGTGTTCTGGCGGGTTGGAGTGGTTGGTGCGAGTGTCTTGGCAGGTGTTGCCATGATGAGTGTCAACCGCAATGCCAACGCTGCAGGCAACCCAATCCAAGGTGTGCCTAGCGCAGTCATTATCTTCTTGACCTTCTTGATTATCTTTGATTTTATTACCCAGCGCACCCGTTTTGGCCGCTATGTCTATGCGGTTGGTGGCAATACCGAAGCTGCTCGCCGCGCAGGGATCAACGTTAATCGGATTCGGATTACGATTTTTATGCTGGCTTCGGCGCTCGCAGCCTGTGGCGGGATTTTGGCGGCCTCACGTTTGAACGCGGCCAATCAATCATCAGGCGATGGCGACGTGCTTTTGAATGCAATCGCCGCAGCGGTGATCGGTGGCACCAGCTTGTTTGGTGGGCGTGGCCGAATTTGGTCGGCTTTGCTGGGCGCACTGGTGATTGGGGCAATTGCCAATGGCATGGATTTGCTGGCGCTCAAGTCATCGATCAAATTTATCGTCACTGGCTCAGTGCTTTTGTTGGCCGTTACGATTGATGCCGCCTCACGCGCCCGCCGCGAAAACAGCGGACGTTAG
- a CDS encoding ATP-binding cassette domain-containing protein: protein MTATEAAMPVLQLRQISKRFGAVQALSNVDFEVYSNEVVALVGDNGAGKSTLIKTIAGAYKPDEGDYVFEGKVVSVNSPRDATDLGVETVYQDLALCDNLDVVSNLYLGRENVRRSGVKALDLLNETEMERRATEVLRDLSVKIPSVRVQIANLSGGQRQSVAVARSVMWNSKVVLLDEPTAALGVEQTRQVKDLIMRLRDRGLAVVVISHNVADVFEVSDRIIVMRLGRRVATFHTARSTNEQVIGAITGAMLPSNAYGEAE from the coding sequence ATGACAGCAACAGAAGCAGCGATGCCTGTCTTGCAATTGCGCCAAATTAGCAAACGCTTTGGTGCGGTTCAAGCCCTCTCCAACGTCGATTTCGAGGTTTACTCGAATGAAGTGGTGGCGTTGGTTGGCGATAACGGCGCAGGCAAATCGACGCTGATTAAGACCATCGCCGGAGCCTACAAACCTGATGAGGGCGATTATGTCTTTGAAGGCAAGGTCGTTTCAGTCAATAGCCCACGCGATGCCACCGACCTCGGCGTTGAAACCGTCTACCAAGATTTGGCCTTGTGCGATAATCTCGATGTGGTTTCCAATCTCTATCTTGGCCGCGAAAACGTGCGCCGTAGCGGGGTCAAAGCGCTTGATCTGCTGAATGAAACCGAGATGGAACGTCGAGCAACTGAAGTGCTGCGCGATCTGAGCGTCAAAATTCCGAGTGTGCGGGTGCAAATTGCCAATCTTTCGGGCGGTCAGCGCCAATCGGTGGCGGTTGCCCGTTCGGTTATGTGGAACTCCAAAGTTGTGCTGCTCGATGAGCCAACGGCGGCGCTGGGCGTTGAGCAAACCCGCCAAGTCAAAGATTTGATTATGCGGTTGCGCGATCGTGGTTTGGCTGTGGTGGTGATTAGCCATAATGTTGCCGATGTGTTTGAAGTATCCGATCGAATTATTGTGATGCGGCTGGGGCGGCGGGTCGCTACCTTCCACACCGCCCGTAGCACCAACGAACAAGTGATTGGCGCGATTACTGGGGCAATGCTGCCCAGCAATGCCTATGGAGAGGCCGAATGA